From the genome of Candidatus Hydrogenedentota bacterium, one region includes:
- a CDS encoding polyribonucleotide nucleotidyltransferase — protein sequence MVEKVTVQTGEVELQFETGRIAKQAHGSVICQSGETMVLSAVTVAPEAREDADFFPMTVDYREKFYAVGQIPGNFFRRESRPSEREILVCRMTDRPLRPLFPKKFRNEIMICQTVFSADNIHNPDILSINAASAAVHLSKAPLVEPIGAVRIGYIDDTLVVNPKMDLMENSSLDIIVAGTKDSICMVEGQAHELSEALMVEALEFAQVHIRAIVEAIEDLRSRAGVEKMPVDDTEPNPEIVADVEALAAERFKEAFSIREKQQRLDTLDAVKTETLEALLEKYGEERFEQCAGEIADVLGELKKHVMRKQVIDTNTRIDGRSLDQVRDISIEVGILPRVHGSALFTRGETQAIVASTLGTSRDEMRLDELTGDEFRRFFLHYNFPPWSVGEVRRIAGPGRREVGHGKLAERALECMLPFVSPDRFEGDETVDFPYTVR from the coding sequence ATGGTAGAAAAAGTAACAGTTCAAACGGGCGAGGTCGAATTACAATTCGAAACTGGCCGTATTGCGAAACAAGCGCATGGTTCTGTGATTTGTCAGAGTGGGGAGACCATGGTTCTTTCCGCTGTAACCGTTGCGCCCGAGGCACGGGAAGATGCTGATTTCTTCCCTATGACCGTGGATTATCGAGAAAAATTTTATGCTGTAGGTCAGATTCCAGGTAACTTCTTTCGCCGCGAATCGCGGCCGTCGGAACGGGAAATCTTAGTGTGCCGTATGACAGACCGGCCGCTGCGCCCTCTGTTCCCGAAAAAGTTCCGTAACGAAATCATGATTTGTCAAACCGTGTTCTCGGCAGACAATATCCATAACCCCGATATCCTGTCCATTAACGCCGCTTCTGCGGCGGTGCATCTGTCGAAAGCGCCCCTCGTTGAGCCTATCGGCGCGGTGCGCATAGGCTATATCGACGACACGTTGGTGGTCAACCCGAAAATGGATCTTATGGAGAACAGCAGCCTGGATATTATTGTGGCGGGCACCAAAGATTCCATTTGCATGGTTGAAGGTCAGGCGCACGAGCTTTCCGAAGCACTTATGGTTGAGGCACTTGAGTTTGCCCAAGTTCATATCCGCGCTATTGTTGAGGCAATTGAAGATCTTCGCAGTCGTGCAGGCGTGGAAAAAATGCCTGTCGATGATACGGAACCCAATCCGGAGATCGTTGCGGACGTAGAGGCCTTGGCAGCAGAACGCTTTAAAGAAGCCTTCAGTATTCGTGAAAAACAACAACGGCTTGATACGCTGGATGCGGTTAAGACGGAAACCCTTGAAGCCCTGCTTGAAAAATATGGGGAAGAGCGATTCGAGCAGTGTGCCGGCGAAATTGCTGATGTACTGGGCGAATTGAAAAAACACGTTATGCGTAAGCAGGTCATTGATACGAACACGCGCATAGACGGCAGAAGCCTTGATCAAGTGCGCGATATTTCCATTGAAGTGGGTATCCTCCCGCGTGTACACGGCAGCGCCTTATTTACACGGGGTGAAACGCAGGCGATCGTGGCATCTACCTTGGGTACGAGCCGTGATGAAATGCGTTTAGACGAGCTTACAGGCGATGAATTCCGCCGCTTCTTCCTGCACTATAATTTCCCGCCCTGGTCAGTGGGAGAGGTTCGCCGTATTGCGGGACCGGGTCGCCGTGAAGTGGGACATGGAAAGCTGGCAGAACGCGCTTTGGAATGCATGCTTCCTTTCGTGAGCCCTGATCGCTTTGAAGGCGATGAGACGGTCGATTTCCCCTATACCGTGCG
- the rpsO gene encoding 30S ribosomal protein S15: protein MALAREEKEKIVQAHGHDSQDTGSVEVQVALFTERINQLTAHLRQHPKDFACRRGLLRLVGKRRNLLNYVHKQDVERYRTLIGKLGLRK from the coding sequence ATGGCACTTGCAAGAGAAGAAAAAGAAAAAATCGTACAAGCTCACGGTCATGATAGCCAAGATACCGGTTCCGTAGAGGTTCAGGTGGCCTTGTTTACTGAACGTATTAACCAGCTTACAGCGCATTTACGGCAGCATCCCAAGGATTTTGCCTGTCGTCGCGGTCTCCTGCGTCTCGTAGGAAAGCGCAGAAACCTGCTTAACTATGTACACAAGCAGGACGTGGAACGGTATCGCACGCTTATCGGTAAGCTTGGGCTGCGCAAATAG